The Ovis aries strain OAR_USU_Benz2616 breed Rambouillet chromosome X, ARS-UI_Ramb_v3.0, whole genome shotgun sequence genomic sequence AGGGAAGGGCCCCTGAAAGACCCAGCATATGGGTCTGACAGGAAAGCATTCCAAAATGAGAttacatgggtgtgtgtgtacatgtgtgtgttaggGAGCACCGACCCCTGTGCAGTCGAAAATCTGCATGTCACTTTAAAGCCAGTCTTCCATACCATCTGTGGATTTGACACATGGTGTACAGGACAGTAGTGTCAATACATACTTATTGGAAAGAATCTGAGTTTAAGTGGGCCCTCATAGTTCAAACCCACTGTTTAAGGTTCAACCATGTGTCCGTGTGTATCTTAAGGGCAATGATGCATCATGAATGGTTTTAAGCAGGATAGAAACATCCCTTTgaatcactgaactgtacatttaaaacagGTGAATTTTgtgtgtaaattatacctcagtaaagcccTGCCCCCAAACCATACCTCTAGGGGCTCGAAGAGGGTATATAGGAGGGCATAAagttggaggaggctgtggcaggAGTTACGTGCCACGGCCTATCTCTTGGGAGATGGCTAAAACTGGCTTGGGGGTGGAGTCGGGGGAGAATTGGGATGTCTTGCCCATGGTTAAGGAGAACCTGGTAGAACTCGTTTCAGAACTCAGAGTTCCCTGGCTTCAGCCCTCGTGTTCCACCAGCACTGCAGCTCTTCACTGACAGGTGATGGAGACCTTCCGAAGAGAAACGCACTTCAGAAACATGTTTCAAAAAAATGTTGCTAAGGGTTTTATTTCTaacaagaggaaaataataaaataaaattaaaataggcTTCAGTTGGAACCAAGTttcttgttttgccttttttttcttttgaacaaaTTAATTACACACCAACAATCTTCTTTTATTACAACATGAacccaggaggaggaaaggagacagGGCAGGACATGGAGGGAAGGTCAAGGTGGTAATGAGGACAAGCACCAAAAGCTTTCTTCAGATCTCAGGGAGCCCTCCTCAGCTCCCCaaccaaatttatttaaaataataaactgtgAGCACAGCTATGTGAAGTTTCCTCCTCCTGGGTGGAAGtcaggggaagggagaaggaggtgaggggagggacggaggcaggagaaggggggaaggaggaggaagagtgaGGGGGGAGGTGAGGTTAGTGTAGCATGGCCTGGCCAGGGCCACAactggggagagaagggagaggagattCCCCCAGTCTGCATATGCACTGGCTGTCTCTCTGGAATGGTGCTGGCCCAGCCCCAGCCACCCCCTGCCACCTGCCCATCCATCTATCTGCCTCAGGTGTCTAGGAATGCTGGTTAGAGGCTACCAGGGAGGGGGACTCCAGGGGCCAGCCCCCAGGAGCTGAGGTCTGAACAATACCTTGGAGTCAGAATATAAAAGTCAAGGGACtcaggggtgggctggggtggtcATCCCCCCTACTCGCCCACCTCCCAAGAAGCAGGCTTGATGGTCAGAAAGAGGATCCTTGAGGCCAAGGGGTCTCTGTTGGGGTCTGTGCTAGGCTCAGCCACTGTCACAACTGTTGCTGAGGCGGCTGCTGTGGGCAGGGCACGTGCAGCCGGGGAGTCAAAGTGGGGAAAGGGCCCGAGGAGCCTGAACTGGCCCCTAGTGCAGGCTCCAAGCCATTCTCCTGGGTGCTGGGGCTGTCAgtggtgggcaggggtgggggtgggccctCACCCCCagtctcctcctccagctcctcctcctcctgggcctcctcGGCCTCTGGCCCTGAGCTGCGTACCCTCTTTGGCTCTAGCTCCTCTCGGGCTGGGTCATCACCCTCCCCACCCCGATCTGCtttccgccgccgccgcctctccAGTGCCCGGCCCCGTGCTCGGCTCCCATGGCGCTCTGCCTTCTCCAGCTGTGATCACAACAGGCAAAAAGAGGTGCAGCGCAAGTGGTCAGGCCTGGGCTCCCTGCCTGCTCCACCTGACCTCCTAGCTCTGCACAGGACCTGTCCTCTCCTCACCTCCAGAAGTGTGCGGATCCGCTCCACATCTGGAGGCTGCCCAGCCTGCAGCAGCTGCCAGATGCTCTGGTTCTCATCCAGGGTCACCTCAAGCAAGTCCCCCTCCAACATGAGCTCCTCTAGGGGGGCCCGGGTTGCCTCAGGCAGCTCCAACACAGGGCCAGTCAACCGTGGCAACAGCGAGGACAGCAGCTCCAGGTCTGGGGGGTTGCAGGGACAGGTTGTGTTAGAGGCTACTCTTGGTTATACCTCTGCCCCCTACCCCAACAGAGCTAAGGACCACAGGGATCACTCTGGTGAAATCCACTAACAGCCTACCCACACTTGGACCTACCTCTCTTACCTGAGCCCTCCCCCGGGGCTACCTTCTCAGGACTGGTCATGCTGTCTCCATTCTCTAGCAACCCCTGCACCTGCCAGAGAGATCAAGAAAAGGTAGTGGTAACTGAAGAACCAGATCCTACTGCTGCCCCCCAACTTCAGACTTGGGACCCTccacctcctggagaagggcagacACAGGCTGCCAGCATTGAGCATTACAGGGATCTGGAGAGGAGGCAGAATGGGGCAAGAAGGCCAGGCCAAAGGAGACCAAAAGTCAGAGAGCAGGGGTAGTAGGGCTGGAGCCTAAGGGCAAGGGCTAGGAAACAGGAATTTAAGGGTGAAAGAGCTGGGCTGCACAGCTCACCTTAGGCATATccttgccactgccttctctgagaggGTCAGAGGCGGGGGCTGAAGGGTAGGTAGGGGGCTCCTCGGGCCTGGGTTCAGCCTGCAGCCGCTGGCGAAGCTCAGCCAGCCGTCCCAACAGAGCAGTCACATCCTCAGAGGCCAGAGCCTGCCTTGCACGGCCTTGCCAGCTGATGGCCCTCTCTGTGAGGCACTGCAGGGCCTCACCCTCAGGCAGCCGCACAGGCAGTCTCTGCAGCGCTACCAGCAGTGCCAAGATGGTCTCCAGGCGTGGGCGCCGTGAGCGCATGCACAGCGGACACAAGAATTTGGTGTCCCACTCCCACCAGGCCAgcagtggggatggggtgggactGGGCCTTGGGGAACTGAGGAGGCGGGGTACCGACACACATCGCCCATGGAACCAGTCCTGACACAGGTCACACTGCAGAGCTCCCACCCCGGCTGGCACCTgcccacacacacagatggaggTTGCAGAGGAAGCTGTGGTCGATGATGCCAGTGGACTGGGTTTGGTGGAGTTGGTGCGACGTAGCTGCAGGattccctccttctctttctgttccCCCTCCTTGAAGGCCACGATCTGCCGTGCCCAGGACAGGGGAGGAGAGGTCAGCACCCCAACCCTCCTTCTCTGGCACCATGAACACCCCACTCCCAAACCAAGAGAACTGACACACAGGGAGCAAGCGGTCTGCCCATGGTCACCAGGCTCAGACACTATCATTGCCAGACTCTTCTCCCCATCTGGGCCTAAGCTCCTTACCACAGagcctgggtccctgaggtcctgcGCAGATAGCCCCAGCAGCTCTGTGTCAGATTTGTACAACCCCAGCTCCTTCTCCATCCAACGGCTGCGCTTGGTGCTGTCTGAGCCGGCGTCTGCACACGGGCAGAGCAcctgaggcaggcaggcagagaggGAATGTCTGGGGTTCCCATCCTTCCCATACCCAAAGCCCCCAAACCCACGTTCTCACATGAGCTGTCTCACATCTGGGTCAGAGGCAGGAGAGGCTGTGGGTCAGGTCCCAGGCCTCACCTCCAGCAGAGTGTAGCAAGAATTCTTCTTGAGGAAGGTCTTGGAGGCCTTCTCCCTCCAGGAGTGCGCTGTCAGTACCTGCAGCTCTAGCTGTCTCAGTTCCTCCAACCCCACAGGTAGGTCCCGGCCCACAGCCACCAGACCCTCCAAGTCATCCAGGCAGGGGTAGTGATCACCATTCTGGGACAGGGCAAGAGAAAGCTCAATTCCACTCGCCAACATCTACTGATGCTACTCTGACCCTggtcctgaattgggaagatggACTGGACTCACAGTCTTAAGCCAGAAGAAAACAGACTCATCCTAAGGAAGGTACGCCAACCTGGTTCTCTCCTCCAACTGGTACGTCCACTGGCTCAGCCTCCAGAGAGCCAGGCAGTCCCCAGGACCACCAGCCCAGTTACATGGTTGTGGTTGGCCTCTTTTAGCCTCCCTGCCCCTACCATTCTCATCTTAACCAGCATCCTATCTTCCCTCAGGCCAGCCTCGCAACCCTTCTTCACACTGCTCACCAAGCACGTTTTGCCTCCTCACAATGTGCTATGCCCCCTTCCTTGCTCTAGCCAACCCAACTCAACCCAGAACAACACAGTGTATGACATCTCTCGCATCTGGACTGAAGATCTGAGGTGAAGGGTGGGTGGGGCAACAGGGTCCTCACTTGGATCTCGTCCACATCAGCAATCCAAGCCCGGGCCTTAGCAAGAGCCTCCTTGAGAGCCTGGATGTTGGGCAGGTGAACAGGGATGTTTTCTGCCTCATGAATTATGGCCTCAAGCGTGGCTGGTGGATGCTTCTGCCTAAAGGTAGGGAAAAAAGAGGCCTCAGTTTGGGATGGTCTCCGTGACCAGAAGCCCAGCCTGACTTTTGGGTATAGCAGTATGAGCCCCTGTGGCTGCCACTTGGGCCTACTTGCTTGTATTCTGCCTACAAGCGGCTGTCAGTCTCTGCTTGTTCCAGACTGTACGCACCAAAACTTCTGCCGTATCCCCATGCTGTTTGTCCACCAGTCTGTCCGCCTGCTGGCAGTGCCTACACACACAGTATTAATCTGGGAATTGCAGTTTGTCAGACTGTCCCATGTGTGGGGTCTTTCTACTGACAGGTGTTCATCTGCTTGTTGGTACTTCTCATGAGTGTGTGCACACGTCGCTTGTTGGTACTTCTCATGAGCGTGTGTACACGTCAGCCTGTGTAGCTAGTACTCTATATAGCTCTGCATTTGTCCATCTGTTTCTCCATAAGACTATCTCTGCCTCTACATGTAATACAGAGTTAAACAAAAGAGGGAGGGTAGGCTTAGTCAATCCACCAGTATAGGAGTCTGGTGCCCAAGGCCGCCCATGGGAATCATCTTCAGCTTCTCTGCTAAACTCTGAAGGATGCAGTAGAGCAGGGAGGGGAAGAAGCTGGACCTACCTGGCCTCCAGGCAGAGATGGGCCTTCTCCTCCCAGCGTTCGGCAATGGTCAGTAGCTCCTGCAGTTCGGCTTGGGCCTTGTCCACAGCAGGGCTAGGGGCCACACTGGCACCTGCTACCAACAGTCCCCGCATGACAGCCAGGGTGCCTCTTCGGGCTGAGGGGGCCAGTGTGCGTTTAACCTCATCCAGCCATTGTGCCTGTTCCACCTGCCGCTGGAGCTGCTGGGCTTCAGGTACCTCCACTCCGAGCTGCCGCCCTCTCTCCAGCAGGGACTGCAGGAGCCCTGGACTGGACGGCAATGAGGCCAGAGCCTCACAGGCCTCAGCTTGGTAGGCTTCCACCTGTTCCAGAATACCCTACCaggacacaaacaaaaaacaaactcctCAGCAGAGCCCACACAGAGGTCCCACCACCACATACCTCTGCCCTACTTACCTTCTTACCCTTCAGTATTTGGGAAGAGAACCTAGCATGGTCTAGGCACTCTCCCTTCGCCAGGCCCTAAGCAGTGGTTCCTAATACTCACTGCCCACTACATACCCTAGGAcatttgttaaaacacagatctcTGGGTCCACTCCTTGAGATTCTTAATAGGGATTGGTCAGGAGTCTAAAGGGTTTCcctaaaggtaaagaatctgcctgcaatgcaggagacctgggtttgatccctgggttgggaagatcccctggaggagggcatggcaaccgtaacccagtccagtacttgactggagaattctatggatagaggagcctggcgggctacagtccatagggctgcacaggTTGCTTGGCCTTCTCACAATCTCTACACTCACACTGGTGTCCACTGCTCTTTCCATCCTATTTCTGTACCTTCTTGAACTTTACTCAGCTTTCCAGGCCCACAAACACCCTTATTACTTCCTTTCACCTCTTCTACCTTGAAGAGGAAACCTTTCCTTGACTACACATCCTGTATCTGTACCCTTGCCACTTGCGCCTCAAATCCCATTTCTAACAGGCAGTTTGCTAAACCCTTTGCCTCCTACCTCTATTACTCACAGGTGCATCCTGTCCTGGCCTGCTGCTCAggtccccctccctctcccccaaacCCTGAGCAGTACCCCAAGTTCACCCCTCCTCACCTTGACATCCCCAATCTGGTGCATGGCACAAGGCAAGTTGTTCATCTGGTCCAGAAAGGCCCGGAGCTCAGCAAGGGTCATCTGCAGACCAGTCATCCTGTGGGGGCTATAGAGTTTCACATGTAGGGTTTCAAGTCCAACCCAGTCCCCTCCCTTCATCTCTGTACTAAGGCCCAACACCTTTCCTCACACATGCCCACCTTGACCTCTCATACGTCACAGTTCCCTGCAAATGCCCAGGTTAGAGAGAGAGTTTTAAGATACATGCATGTTCATATGATGAGGGGAAAGAATTAGAAGAGAGGAATATAGGATTTATTTGATGGGGAAAGCTTAGAAATTGATGGCAACAGAAGCTGGACAATTATAATCCATATTCTACTGTGAAGTCAGATTAAGTGTATGCTTCTGTGTCCTTTTCTTATTCCTAAACCTCCAACAACTCCTGACCTCAGCCTGTCTGAAATCAGTACCTTCAGGTACTGATAAAAAGACAATCCTAGCTTTCTTCGAACTGAGGTACGCCCCTCCGTTCTAGCTGCCTGGCCTCCTTGCCTCCCCAGTTCCTCCAATGGCAGTGCTTGTCAGCTTCCTGTTGATGTCACCTGCTAATGGTACTCAGAgttcaccaccaccccccaccaaaaGTCCTTTTCCTAAGGTGCTCATTCCTTAGTAGGCTATCTGTGCCCAATGCCTCACGCTGCCATACCCAGCTTCCTGGCCGCTGACCAGCCCCAGAGCCCGGGACACGCAAGCCTCTGCCTCACTCAGGCAGTTCTTTAGTCGCTGCAGCAGCTCACTGTTAGGAAACCTCCGCTCACGGGCCTCTGACTCTAGTGCCCTCAGCTCTTCAAGGCCTGGAGAGAGAATAAGAGCAGCAAGGAGTAGGCAGTATTgagtaaaggcagaggaagggggtGGAGGGTACAGAAGAAAAGGGAATAGAACTTGCCTGTGGAGTCCCTCCGTCCCCCCATCACTCACTGCGCTTCCGCCCATCCTCCACCTCCAGGGCCACTCGCACTTTGTTGGCCCACGTGTCAAAGGACTCAGCCCGGACCTTCAGCTTATGGAGCATGGCAGGGAGCTCATCCAAGGTGTACCGATACCTATGGGAAGAGGGCAGGAAAGAGCACATCTGGCCCAGTTCTACATCCCCCTCCTCAGCCCACTTCCCCCAGGTAAGCCCCCTGCTCACCTCAAGTATTGCCGGCTACTGGAGCACTTGCAGAGATCATTGATGTGGGAAAGGCAGACAAGCCCATCAGGGCAGTCATAGCAGGCCAGGGCTGACAGAAAGCACGTGGTCTTGCACTTGATGCACTGGCGTTCATCATCCGGGAGCAGCTCGAAAGCTTCTCGCTCAGCTTCGGTGATGCCCTGGGGGTGTTCATTATATAGAAGCAGAACAGGGCTGCAGAAACCCCTAACTCAGCCACCACTGAGCTCCACGTTAAAGACTCAAATCTGTGCTAGGAGCTATGAAGGAGACAAAACTCCACAGATCACACTGCCTCCGTGAAGTCCAGACTCTCAAAGCTGGGTAATCATATGAAGCAAGGTAAGATCAATGTAGGTTGAGAGGAAGAAAAATCAGGTAAGTTTCAGATTAGCAGAAAGGGCCTTAGGGGTGAGAGAAGGTGAGGAAAACGTGGACCAAGGCACCAGAGAGATGGAAATATGTGGAAGTGGCCAAGACAAGTGTCAGGTACTGGGGAATAATGCTAGCTTCCAGGCACTCAGTGCCCACTGTGCTCTAGGCACTGTGCTGGCTGCTTTAGCAGCACACTGCATACACATCTATAACTTAAGAGAAATAAACTATGTGCTTGTATCCAGTGTTTAAAGTTCCAAACCTAAGCCAATGACTTTATCTGTTGattagatgaagaaaaagcaatCCACTCCAAAACTGGAGGAAAAGCCAGCTATCTTGGAGTAACTGAAAGACAATATAATGCTATACATTATGGGCAACTGGGGATTTTAGAGAGAAATTTTGATTCTAATAGTTTTTGTCTTCTGTACTGACCTAACTTCTGTGTAAGTCCATTGCACATTACAAATCCCACCCTGCCACAAATGTGCTCTGCACATTACAAATCCTGCTCATATGAGTCCATTGCACATTACAAATCTAGCTGTGTTGATATAGAGTAAATTATTTAAATCTCTCTGGGTTTCAGTTTCCCTATTTTGTAAAGTGGAGACTATAGTACTATCCTCATTGGGTTGGGATTAACAAAGGTAAAGTCACTAAGGACATAGAAAAGTATCTTAGCACTCAGACTAGTGGAACCACAAAAGGCCCTCAACAGTCAAAGTaaccctgagaaagaaaaacaaagctggaggtatcaagtttcttgatttcaaactatattacaaagctgtagtaatcaaaacagtatggtaatgacataaaaatagacacataaacCAATGGTAAGCCCCAAAACAAACTCTCATACATAGactcaactaatatttgacaagggagTCAAGAATACTCAGtggggaaaagatagtctcttcaataaatggtgctgggaaaactggataatcACATGTAGAAAAATGAAACGACCTTTATCTTCTATCACTCatgaaaattaacttgaaatagaTTAAAAACTTAAACCTAAGAAccgaaaccataaaactcctagaagaaaatatagggaaAATGTTCCTGGACATTGGTGTGGGCAATGATTTCTTGTACATGGTATCTttaaaaagcacaagcaacaaaagcaaaaataaataagtggaactatatcaaactaaaaagcatctgcacagcaaaagaaatcatcaacaaaatgaaaaggcaacccgtggaatgggagaaaatatttgcaaactgtcTATCTGATAAACGGTTAACATCCAAAGTATATAAAggactcatacaactcaacagcaaaaccCCAAACACCCGAATAAGAactgggcagaggacctgaaaagatgtttttccaaagaagatatacaaatggctaataggtacatgaaaaaatgtacatcactaaccatcaggaaaatgcaaatcaaaaccaaaatatcCCCtcccacctgtcagaatggcttatcatcaaaaagaaaagagatacatGTTGGAGAGAAGGTGGAGACAAGGGAAACTTTGTACACtgtggtaggaatgcaaactggttacagccactttggaaaacaatatgaaggtttctcaaaaaattaaaaatagaattaaccatatgatctagcaatccctcTTCCGGGTATactccaaaggaaatgaaactagGATCTCAAAAAGGTATCTGAACTTGTTCactacagcattattcacaatagccaagatacggaaatAACCTAAGAGTccataaatggatgaatggataaagatga encodes the following:
- the KDM5C gene encoding lysine-specific demethylase 5C isoform X8 — translated: MEPGSDDFLPPPECPVFEPSWAEFRDPLGYIAKIRPIAEKSGICKIRPPADWQPPFAVEVDNFRFTPRIQRLNELEIVVEEGGYEAICKDRRWARVAQRLNYPPGKNIGSLLRSHYERIVYPYEMYQSGANLVQCNTRPFDNEEKDKEYKPHSIPLRQSVQPSKFNSYGRRAKRLQPDPEPTEEDIEKNPELKKLQIYGAGPKMMGLGLMAKDKTLRKKDKEGPECPPTVVVKEESGGDMKVESTSPKTFLESKEELSHSPEPCTKMTMRLRRNHSNAQFIESYVCRMCSRGDEDDKLLLCDGCDDNYHIFCLLPPLPEIPKGVWRCPKCVMAECKRPPEAFGFEQATREYTLQSFGEMADSFKADYFNMPVHMVPTELVEKEFWRLVNSIEEDVTVEYGADIHSKEFGSGFPVSDSKRHLTPEEEEYATSGWNLNVMPVLEQSVLCHINADISGMKVPWLYVGMVFSAFCWHIEDHWSYSINYLHWGEPKTWYGVPSLAAEHLEEVMKKLTPELFDSQPDLLHQLVTLMNPNTLMSHGVPVVRTNQCAGEFVITFPRAYHSGFNQGYNFAEAVNFCTADWLPAGRQCIEHYRRLRRYCVFSHEELICKMAACPEKLDLNLAAAVHKEMFIMVQEERRLRKALLEKGITEAEREAFELLPDDERQCIKCKTTCFLSALACYDCPDGLVCLSHINDLCKCSSSRQYLRYRYTLDELPAMLHKLKVRAESFDTWANKVRVALEVEDGRKRSLEELRALESEARERRFPNSELLQRLKNCLSEAEACVSRALGLVSGQEAGPHRMTGLQMTLAELRAFLDQMNNLPCAMHQIGDVKGILEQVEAYQAEACEALASLPSSPGLLQSLLERGRQLGVEVPEAQQLQRQVEQAQWLDEVKRTLAPSARRGTLAVMRGLLVAGASVAPSPAVDKAQAELQELLTIAERWEEKAHLCLEARQKHPPATLEAIIHEAENIPVHLPNIQALKEALAKARAWIADVDEIQNGDHYPCLDDLEGLVAVGRDLPVGLEELRQLELQVLTAHSWREKASKTFLKKNSCYTLLEVLCPCADAGSDSTKRSRWMEKELGLYKSDTELLGLSAQDLRDPGSVIVAFKEGEQKEKEGILQLRRTNSTKPSPLASSTTASSATSICVCGQVPAGVGALQCDLCQDWFHGRCVSVPRLLSSPRPSPTPSPLLAWWEWDTKFLCPLCMRSRRPRLETILALLVALQRLPVRLPEGEALQCLTERAISWQGRARQALASEDVTALLGRLAELRQRLQAEPRPEEPPTYPSAPASDPLREGSGKDMPKVQGLLENGDSMTSPEKVAPGEGSGKRDLELLSSLLPRLTGPVLELPEATRAPLEELMLEGDLLEVTLDENQSIWQLLQAGQPPDVERIRTLLELEKAERHGSRARGRALERRRRRKADRGGEGDDPAREELEPKRVRSSGPEAEEAQEEEELEEETGGEGPPPPLPTTDSPSTQENGLEPALGASSGSSGPFPTLTPRLHVPCPQQPPQQQL
- the KDM5C gene encoding lysine-specific demethylase 5C isoform X4; this translates as MEPGSDDFLPPPECPVFEPSWAEFRDPLGYIAKIRPIAEKSGICKIRPPADWQPPFAVEVDNFRFTPRIQRLNELEAQTRVKLNYLDQIAKFWEIQGSSLKIPNVERRILDLYSLSKIVVEEGGYEAICKDRRWARVAQRLNYPPGKNIGSLLRSHYERIVYPYEMYQSGANLVQCNTRPFDNEEKDKEYKPHSIPLRQSVQPSKFNSYGRRAKRLQPDPEPTEEDIEKNPELKKLQIYGAGPKMMGLGLMAKDKTLRKKDKEGPECPPTVVVKEESGGDMKVESTSPKTFLESKEELSHSPEPCTKMTMRLRRNHSNAQFIESYVCRMCSRGDEDDKLLLCDGCDDNYHIFCLLPPLPEIPKGVWRCPKCVMAECKRPPEAFGFEQATREYTLQSFGEMADSFKADYFNMPVHMVPTELVEKEFWRLVNSIEEDVTVEYGADIHSKEFGSGFPVSDSKRHLTPEEEEYATSGWNLNVMPVLEQSVLCHINADISGMKVPWLYVGMVFSAFCWHIEDHWSYSINYLHWGEPKTWYGVPSLAAEHLEEVMKKLTPELFDSQPDLLHQLVTLMNPNTLMSHGVPVVRTNQCAGEFVITFPRAYHSGFNQGYNFAEAVNFCTADWLPAGRQCIEHYRRLRRYCVFSHEELICKMAACPEKLDLNLAAAVHKEMFIMVQEERRLRKALLEKGITEAEREAFELLPDDERQCIKCKTTCFLSALACYDCPDGLVCLSHINDLCKCSSSRQYLRYRYTLDELPAMLHKLKVRAESFDTWANKVRVALEVEDGRKRSLEELRALESEARERRFPNSELLQRLKNCLSEAEACVSRALGLVSGQEAGPHRMTGLQMTLAELRAFLDQMNNLPCAMHQIGDVKGILEQVEAYQAEACEALASLPSSPGLLQSLLERGRQLGVEVPEAQQLQRQVEQAQWLDEVKRTLAPSARRGTLAVMRGLLVAGASVAPSPAVDKAQAELQELLTIAERWEEKAHLCLEARQKHPPATLEAIIHEAENIPVHLPNIQALKEALAKARAWIADVDEIQNGDHYPCLDDLEGLVAVGRDLPVGLEELRQLELQVLTAHSWREKASKTFLKKNSCYTLLEVLCPCADAGSDSTKRSRWMEKELGLYKSDTELLGLSAQDLRDPGSVIVAFKEGEQKEKEGILQLRRTNSTKPSPLASSTTASSATSICVCGQVPAGVGALQCDLCQDWFHGRCVSVPRLLSSPRPSPTPSPLLAWWEWDTKFLCPLCMRSRRPRLETILALLVALQRLPVRLPEGEALQCLTERAISWQGRARQALASEDVTALLGRLAELRQRLQAEPRPEEPPTYPSAPASDPLREGSGKDMPKVQGLLENGDSMTSPEKVAPGEGSDLELLSSLLPRLTGPVLELPEATRAPLEELMLEGDLLEVTLDENQSIWQLLQAGQPPDVERIRTLLELEKAERHGSRARGRALERRRRRKADRGGEGDDPAREELEPKRVRSSGPEAEEAQEEEELEEETGGEGPPPPLPTTDSPSTQENGLEPALGASSGSSGPFPTLTPRLHVPCPQQPPQQQL
- the KDM5C gene encoding lysine-specific demethylase 5C isoform X1, translated to MEPGSDDFLPPPECPVFEPSWAEFRDPLGYIAKIRPIAEKSGICKIRPPADWQPPFAVEVDNFRFTPRIQRLNELEAQTRVKLNYLDQIAKFWEIQGSSLKIPNVERRILDLYSLSKIVVEEGGYEAICKDRRWARVAQRLNYPPGKNIGSLLRSHYERIVYPYEMYQSGANLVQCNTRPFDNEEKDKEYKPHSIPLRQSVQPSKFNSYGRRAKRLQPDPEPTEEDIEKNPELKKLQIYGAGPKMMGLGLMAKDKTLRKKDKEGPECPPTVVVKEESGGDMKVESTSPKTFLESKEELSHSPEPCTKMTMRLRRNHSNAQFIESYVCRMCSRGDEDDKLLLCDGCDDNYHIFCLLPPLPEIPKGVWRCPKCVMAECKRPPEAFGFEQATREYTLQSFGEMADSFKADYFNMPVHMVPTELVEKEFWRLVNSIEEDVTVEYGADIHSKEFGSGFPVSDSKRHLTPEEEEYATSGWNLNVMPVLEQSVLCHINADISGMKVPWLYVGMVFSAFCWHIEDHWSYSINYLHWGEPKTWYGVPSLAAEHLEEVMKKLTPELFDSQPDLLHQLVTLMNPNTLMSHGVPVVRTNQCAGEFVITFPRAYHSGFNQGYNFAEAVNFCTADWLPAGRQCIEHYRRLRRYCVFSHEELICKMAACPEKLDLNLAAAVHKEMFIMVQEERRLRKALLEKGITEAEREAFELLPDDERQCIKCKTTCFLSALACYDCPDGLVCLSHINDLCKCSSSRQYLRYRYTLDELPAMLHKLKVRAESFDTWANKVRVALEVEDGRKRSLEELRALESEARERRFPNSELLQRLKNCLSEAEACVSRALGLVSGQEAGPHRMTGLQMTLAELRAFLDQMNNLPCAMHQIGDVKGILEQVEAYQAEACEALASLPSSPGLLQSLLERGRQLGVEVPEAQQLQRQVEQAQWLDEVKRTLAPSARRGTLAVMRGLLVAGASVAPSPAVDKAQAELQELLTIAERWEEKAHLCLEARQKHPPATLEAIIHEAENIPVHLPNIQALKEALAKARAWIADVDEIQNGDHYPCLDDLEGLVAVGRDLPVGLEELRQLELQVLTAHSWREKASKTFLKKNSCYTLLEVLCPCADAGSDSTKRSRWMEKELGLYKSDTELLGLSAQDLRDPGSVIVAFKEGEQKEKEGILQLRRTNSTKPSPLASSTTASSATSICVCGQVPAGVGALQCDLCQDWFHGRCVSVPRLLSSPRPSPTPSPLLAWWEWDTKFLCPLCMRSRRPRLETILALLVALQRLPVRLPEGEALQCLTERAISWQGRARQALASEDVTALLGRLAELRQRLQAEPRPEEPPTYPSAPASDPLREGSGKDMPKVQGLLENGDSMTSPEKVAPGEGSGKRDLELLSSLLPRLTGPVLELPEATRAPLEELMLEGDLLEVTLDENQSIWQLLQAGQPPDVERIRTLLELEKAERHGSRARGRALERRRRRKADRGGEGDDPAREELEPKRVRSSGPEAEEAQEEEELEEETGGEGPPPPLPTTDSPSTQENGLEPALGASSGSSGPFPTLTPRLHVPCPQQPPQQQL